In Citrus sinensis cultivar Valencia sweet orange chromosome 2, DVS_A1.0, whole genome shotgun sequence, a single genomic region encodes these proteins:
- the LOC127900292 gene encoding NAD(P)H-quinone oxidoreductase subunit K, chloroplastic — MAPSLVRLYEQMPEPKYVIAMGACTITGGMFSTDSYSTVRGVDKLIPVDVYLWDCLPKPRAVIDAITKLRKKISREIYEDRIRLQRENRSFTFTTNHKFRVVCSTNTGNYDQGLLYQPPSTSEIPPETFFKYKSSVSSLGFIS, encoded by the coding sequence atggcTCCTTCTTTAGTGAGATTATATGAACAAATGCCTGAACCAAAATATGTTATTGCTATGGGAGCATGTACAATTACAGGGGGGATGTTCAGTACCGATTCGTATAGTACTGTTCGAGGAGTTGATAAGCTAATTCCCGTGGATGTTTATTTGTGGGACTGCTTGCCTAAACCAAGGGCCGTTATAGATGCCATAACAAAACTTCGTAAGAAAATATCTCGAGAAATCTATGAAGATCGAATTCGATTGCAACGGGAGAATCGCTCGTTTACTTTTACTACCAATCACAAGTTTCGTGTTGTATGCAGTACTAATACTGGAAATTATGATCAAGGATTACTTTATCAACCACCATCTACGTCAGAAATCCCGCCTGAAACCTTTTTCAAATACAAAAGTTCAGTATCTTCCCTTGGATTCATTAGTTAG
- the LOC102626682 gene encoding L-type lectin-domain containing receptor kinase VII.1-like, with amino-acid sequence MSSKITFSVSLLTIFQLQLLLPVSSSLDFIFNTNFNSTNLHTYGHARIENSILALTNDTTFSIGRALYPSKVATKQPNSSTPLPFSTSFIFSIAPYKHLLPGHGFAFVFLPFVGIAGASSAQHLGLFNLTNDGDPDNHVFGVEFDVFKNQEFIDINDNHVGLDVNSLTSFASNIAGFWEGKEDEGNFKELRLNNGENYQVWIDYEDFRINVTLAKAGARRPNRALISEFLNLSGVLLAEMHVGFSAGTGQLVESHKILAWSFSNSNFSIGDALVTTHLPSFVLPKDSVFRSKGFILGVSVGGLLIMGCGVVVYMVCLKWKGKKMKDVEETEDWELEYWPHRVSYQEIHAATKGFSEENVIGLGGNGKVYKGQLLGVEVALKRISLDSEHGMREFLAEVSSLGRLKHRNLVGLRGWCKKEKESLILIYDYMENGSLDKWIFECDESIALSWEQRIKVLKDVASGILYLYEGWESKVLHRDIKASNVLLDKKMNARLGDFGLAKMHHHGQVESTTQVI; translated from the coding sequence ATGTCTTCCAAAATCACTTTTTCAGTTTCCCTCTTAACAATATTTCAACTACAACTTCTGCTTCCGGTATCATCATCTcttgatttcattttcaacACCAACTTCAATTCCACTAATCTCCACACATATGGCCATGCAAGAATTGAAAATTCAATCCTTGCTCTTACAAATGACACAACTTTTTCAATAGGACGAGCCTTGTACCCTTCAAAGGTGGCAACAAAGCAACCCAATTCATCTACCCCGCTTCCTTTCTCTACATCTTTCATTTTCTCCATTGCCCCTTACAAGCATCTCTTGCCTGGTCATGGCTTTGCCTTTGTGTTCTTGCCCTTTGTTGGCATAGCTGGTGCTAGCTCGGCTCAGCATCTTGGTCTTTTCAACTTGACTAATGATGGTGATCCGGACAATCATGTGTTTGGTGTTGAGTTTGATGTGTTCAAGAACCAAGAATTCATTGATATCAATGATAATCATGTGGGTCTTGATGTGAACTCACTTACATCTTTTGCTTCAAATATTGCAGGGTTTTGGGAGGGCAAAGAAGATGAGGGGAATTTCAAGGAGTTGAGGCTTAATAATGGTGAGAATTATCAAGTTTGGATTGATTATGAAGATTTCAGGATTAATGTTACTCTGGCTAAGGCAGGGGCAAGAAGGCCTAACCGGGCTTTGATAAGTGAGTTCCTTAATCTTTCTGGGGTTCTTTTGGCTGAAATGCATGTGGGGTTCTCTGCAGGAACTGGGCAATTAGTTGAGAGTCATAAGATATTGGCTTGGAGCTTTAGCAATAGtaatttttcaataggggaTGCTTTGGTGACAACACATTTGCCTTCGTTTGTGCTTCCAAAAGATTCTGTGTTTCGATCAAAAGGGTTCATTTTGGGTGTCAGTGTTGGTGGTTTGTTGATAATGGGATGTGGGGTTGTGGTGTACATGGTATGCTTGAAGTGGAAAGGGAAAAAGATGAAAGATGTAGAAGAAACTGAAGATTGGGAATTGGAGTATTGGCCGCATAGGGTTAGTTATCAAGAGATTCATGCAGCAACAAAGGGGTTCTCTGAAGAAAATGTAATTGGGCTTGGAGGAAATGGAAAGGTCTATAAAGGTCAATTGTTGGGAGTAGAAGTTGCTTTGAAGAGGATCTCTCTTGATAGTGAGCATGGGATGAGAGAATTTTTGGCCGAGGTTTCAAGTTTAGGCAGGCTGAAGCACAGAAACTTGGTTGGATTAAGAGGTTGGtgtaaaaaagagaaagaaagcttGATCTTGatttatgattatatggaGAATGGAAGTTTGGACAAATGGATTTTTGAATGTGATGAGAGCATCGCATTGAGTTGGGAGCAGAGGATTAAGGTTTTGAAAGATGTTGCTAGTGGGATATTGTATTTGTATGAGGGCTGGGAATCTAAAGTCTTGCATCGAGACATTAAGGCAAGCAATGTGTTACTTGATAAAAAGATGAATGCTAGACTAGGGGATTTTGGATTAGCTAAAATGCACCATCATGGACAAGTAGAAAGCACAACCCAAGTTATATGA
- the LOC102626385 gene encoding probable serine/threonine-protein kinase At1g54610 has translation MGGKCAKPTAVEDSRERLNRKEESLNKHVARVSSSRREEVVRPKGKGDNTDVKVLLIDKRVNGSNRYYDHHKIEKIAIDDHQVEKKMIYDQIERKKKVDEQIEKCEVNVINHHPAIGRLPKGVEGEQVAAGWPTWLATVAGEAIKGWIPRRANTFEKLDKIGQGTYSSVYRARDVIHDKIVALKKVRFDNQDPESVKFMAREIAILRKLDHPNIIKLEGLITSQTSCSLYLVFEYMEHDLVGLTSLPGMKFTESQVKCYMKQLLSGLEHCHSHGVLHRDIKGSNLLLDHNGILKIADFGLASFFDPKDSVPMTSRVVTLWYRPPELLLGASHYGAAVDLWSTGCILGELFSGKPVLPGKTEVEQLHRIFKLCGSPSEDYWRKSKLRHSTVFKPVQPYRRRIAETFKDFPASALGLMETLMSIDPAHRGTATLALNSEFFTTQPLACNPSNLPKYPPSKEIDAKLRDEESRRHGVAGGRDQKGDLHRSWRKEYLPIPAPNRDAELSIMQKRHHTNSRSKNEMFISQKEAAYAINPTKQRQSGKEASKDFLEHQRRKVSNSGPLVHGTAKVSHSGPLIQGATWAKVGKGYNDPPAVSGRSNLATLSGFVASRTVLPEDHREKSGPSYVGVGKQVGGSQRSYKDLVSTGKQDCRQNIQKTAEPSLHGGGPRGNKIFVSGPLLPTNNVDQLLKEHDQHIQEFARRARLEKITPVKAHA, from the exons ATGGGTGGTAAGTGTGCTAAGCCCACAGCTGTTGAAGACAGCCGGGAGAGGCTAAACCGAAAAGAGGAGTCATTGAATAAGCACGTGGCACGGGTCAGTTCTTCAAGAAGAGAGGAAGTTGTTCGACCAAAGGGTAAAGGGGACAATACTGATGTGAAGGTTTTGTTGATTGATAAGAGAGTCAATGGTTCCAATAGGTATTATGATCACCATAAGATTGAGAAGATTGCTATTGACGATCATCAGGTTGAGAAGAAGATGATTTATGATCAAATTGAGAGGAAAAAGAAGGTTGATGAGCAGATTGAGAAGTGTGAAGTGAATGTAATTAATCATCATCCGGCTATTGGGAGATTGCCTAAAGGTGTAGAAGGGGAGCAGGTGGCGGCAGGGTGGCCGACTTGGCTTGCTACGGTGGCTGGTGAGGCTATCAAGGGATGGATACCGAGGCGTGCTAATACTTTTGAGAAGTTGGATAAA ATTGGCCAAGGAACTTACAGCAGTGTTTACAGGGCTCGCGATGTTATTCATGATAAAATTGTTGCTTTGAAAAAAGTGCGGTTTGACAATCAAGATCCTGAGAGTGTCAAGTTTATGGCCAGGGAAATTGCTATATTGCGTAAGCTTGATCATCCAAATATAATTAAGTTGGAAGGGTTGATTACGTCCCAAACTTCTTGCAGCTTGTATCTTGTTTTCGAGTATATGGAACATGATCTGGTAGGGCTTACATCACTTCCTGGCATGAAGTTCACAGAGTCTCAg GTTAAATGTTACATGAAGCAACTTCTAAGTGGACTTGAACACTGTCATAGTCACGGTGTTTTGCACCGTGACATAAAGGGTTCAAATCTTCTTCTTGACCATAATGGCATATTGAAGATTGCGGATTTTGGCTTAGCAAGCTTTTTCGACCCTAAAGATAGTGTTCCAATGACAAGCCGTGTGGTCACGCTTTGGTATCGACCACCGGAACTTTTGCTTGGAGCGTCTCACTATGGAGCTGCAGTGGACTTGTGGAGTACCGGTTGCATACTTGGGGAATTATTTTCTGGGAAGCCTGTATTACCTGGGAAAACAGAG GTTGAGCAGTTGCACAGGATCTTCAAGCTATGTGGATCACCGTCTGAGGATTACTggagaaaatcaaaattacgCCATTCAACAGTGTTCAAGCCTGTACAACCATATAGACGGCGTATTGCAGAAACATTTAAAGATTTTCCTGCAAGTGCTTTGGGGCTTATGGAGACCTTAATGTCCATAGATCCTGCTCATAGAGGAACTGCAACACTTGCTCTTAACAGTGAG ttcTTTACAACACAACCACTTGCTTGTAATCCATCAAATTTGCCAAAGTATCCTCCAAGCAAAGAGATTGATGCTAAGTTGCGAGATGAAGAATCTAGAAG GCACGGAGTAGCAGGAGGCAGGGACCAAAAGGGTGACCTACATAGGAGTTGGCGGAAAGAATATCTGCCAATTCCTGCTCCTAACCGCGATGCTGAATTATCCATAATGCAG AAAAGACATCACACAAATTCAAGAAGCAAAAATGAAATGTTCATTTCTCAAAAGGAGGCTGCTTATGCTATCAACCCCACAAAACAAAGACAATCTGGGAAAGAAGCAAGTAAAGATTTCTTGGAGCATCAGCGGAGGAAAGTTTCTAATTCTGGGCCGTTGGTTCATGGGACTGCAAAAGTTTCACATTCAGGACCATTGATTCAGGGGGCTACCTGGGCAAAGGTTGGAAAAGGATATAATGATCCTCCAGCCGTTTCAGGCAGGTCCAACTTGGCAACATTATCTGGTTTTGTAGCAAGCAGAACTGTGCTGCCTGAAGATCATCGTGAAAAATCTGGTCCTTCCTATGTAGGAGTAGGGAAACAAGTTGGTGGGTCTCAAAGATCTTATAAAGATTTAGTTTCCACAGGAAAGCAGGATTGCAGGCAAAATATTCAGAAGACAGCAGAACCAAGTTTG CATGGTGGCGGTCCCAGAGGAAACAAGATTTTTGTCTCTGGCCCATTACTTCCAACAAACAATGTTGATCAGTTGCTGAAAGAGCATGATCAACATATCCAAGAATTTGCTCGACGAGCACGACTTGAAAAGATTACACCTGTTAAAGCTCATGCTTAG
- the LOC102626090 gene encoding uncharacterized protein LOC102626090, with product MGSYIFCVICILYSLISITCGSSIMFYLKEMYVIGHGVETAQKLTGSTPHDQLLIQISNSFAGLLLFVVGFLLFMVAFVKDAEFQSFFAKGCMLVHVSMALWRVVFERRLADLAWDWPRQVVGDLALALSWVFFLVYSWREKYD from the coding sequence ATGGGTTCATATATTTTCTGTGTGATCTGCATTCTCTATTCATTGATTTCTATCACATGTGGATCTTCGATTATGTTTTATCTTAAAGAAATGTATGTGATTGGTCATGGTGTTGAGACTGCGCAAAAGCTTACAGGATCAACCCCACATGATCAGTTATTGATTCagatttcaaattcttttgcGGGTTTGCTTCTGTTTGTAGTAGGGTTTCTGCTGTTCATGGTGGCATTTGTGAAGGATGCTGAGTTTCAGAGCTTTTTTGCTAAAGGGTGTATGCTTGTACATGTATCGATGGCTTTGTGGAGGGTCGTTTTTGAGAGAAGGCTTGCAGATTTGGCTTGGGATTGGCCTAGACAGGTGGTTGGTGATTTGGCTCTGGCGCTTTCTTGGGTATTCTTTTTGGTTTACTCTTGGAGGGAGAAGTATGATTGA